ATCGGCTTTGATTACAGATCTCTTAGATGCTGATATGCAATACCTAAAAACACTTTTTGATCTTGAAACCGCACATATTGCGATACAGAAACACTATTATTTTATCGAATTTTTGAAGGGTACTATCTAATGAAACCTAAATCACGAAGAACAGTTGTGGAGGCACAACTCACTCGAATCACCAACTGGTTGGCTGGAATTGTCTTGTTGGCTTTGTTGTTATGGGGCGCTCAAGCATTATGGATGCGACTGCGGTATACCTACACAAATGATGCACAGGTAACGCAGTATATCAATCCCATTGTTTCCCGGGTAGGCGGATATGTGGTTTCTGTGCATTATCACGATCATCAATTGGTTAAACGGGGTGATACCTTGTTGCTTATAGATAATAAGGAATATAAATATGAGGCTGATCAGGTAGCGGCATCCGTCAATAAGGAAGCTGCAGAGATCAATGTTCTTCATAGTCAAAAGGAAATTCTACAGGCGGAACATGAATCTTTACGCACATCAATTGCTGCCGGGGAGGCTCGGGTAACCAAGCAACAGTTGGAATATGATCGATATAATTATTTGTTTCAGGAAAAGTCTGCAACGGCTCAGCAACTGGAGGATGTAAAAGCAACGTTGGATGTGTATAAGAGTGAGCTGGCTTCGTTAAAGCATAAATTACAGGCTTCACAAGAACGTGTGCATGATGTGGATATGAAAAAAGGTGTGGTGGATGCCGAACGTGTTCGTTTGACGGCTGCTGTCGGCCGCAAGCGGCTTGATGTTGGCTATACCGTTATTCGTGCACCTTACGATGGTCAGATTGGCAAACGCACGATTGAAAAAGGTCAAATGATAAGTGCTGGCGAAGTTTTGGGCTTTATCGTCAATAGAGAAACCCCAACCTGGGTGACGGCTAATTTTAAGGAGACACAGTTGCGCTATTTACATCTTGGCAATAGGGTTGAGGTGGTGGCGGATGCCTATCCGGATCAGAAATTTTATGGCAAAATTATTTCCATCTCCCCAGCTACAGGTTCTGCATTCTCCCTTTTACCGCCAGATAATGCAACGGGCAACTTTGTGAAGATTGTACAACGCGTACCTGTTCGCATTGAGCTGGATAAGCAAAGGGGAGCCCAACAGCTTCTTTCGGGAATGAATGTAAATGTCTCGGTATCAAAAAATCAGAACTAGTGAAAGGAATTTTTAAAGAATGGGTGCCGGAGTGGTTGATCAAGCTTATCCTGTTTAGTAGTCTAATGCCTAGCATGGTCTTATTTTTCCTGCCGGGGGCCAATACAAATGTCACTGCTGGATTTTATGGGGCGCAACCCAGTGACATCCAGTTTCTGATTATTTTGTTTTATGCTGGTTTTGTCGGATTCTACGTGTTGGAACGACGCTTTTTTTTATACTTTCCCATTAAGCAGTACTATATTATCTTTCATCTGCTACAGCTATTGAATTGCTTTTTGATGTACAGCATCACCGATATCAGCTGGGTATACGGGCTGCGTTTTTTTCAAGGTATGTTGTTTGCTTCTGCCGTAAACTTATCGATCTCCATGATATTTTCCAGGTTGAAAAGTGATCGGGCCAAGGAAGTAAGTTATGCTGTTTTTTTCGGCCTATTATTATGTAGCTCGCCTTTTAATACGTTTGTTACGGCTGAATTTATCGATTCATTCAATTTTGATCAGCTCTATCTATACGCTGCATTATCATTTGTACCGGGTTTATTGCTCATTATGCTAACGATGCGCTCCATACGGCATATACGTCCTTACCCCCTGTTTTCATTAGACTGGGCAAGCTGCATTTTCTATAGTCTTGTGATCGTCAGTTTTGGCTATTTAATGGTGTATGGACAAGAAGTTTATTGGTTTAACGATCAGCATATGCTGATCATATTCGGGGTAGGTTTAACGTTGCTTATTCTTTTTATTGTTCGGCAAATGGTGCTCAGGCGTGTGTATGTTCATTTGGCGATTTTTAAAAACAGGAACTTTCTCTTGGGCTTATTGATTTTGTACATGATGTATATCGAGCGCTTCTCCTTGACCATCTCAAATCAATATCTCGTACAGGTTATTCAACTCGATCCTATTCATTTGTCCTATATCCAGTGGTTTAATATTGCTGGTATTGTCGCTGGTGTTCTAGGCTCATTGTATTGGATGCTTGGGCAACGCCCCGTAAAATGGATCTGGATTTCGGGCTATTGTTGCTTGCTGCTGTTTCACCAATGGATGTTTTTCTCCTTTGAGGGGCAGGGTAATGATGCGCATTTTTGGATACCTTTGGTTTTACACGGACTCGGAGTAGGGCTTATTATGGTGCCCACCATCTTATTTTGCATTACCAGTGTCAGCCCTCAATTGGGGGCTTCTGCGGCTGCGGTCTGTCTTGCTATCCGATACCTAGGCTACACGAGCAGTATCGGTTTACAGAATTTTTTCAAGTTGTTTGACTATGCCCAGCACCAGCAGGTTTTTAGGGACCAAACGGAAGTGGGCAATCCCTTATTTCGGGAGTACCTGCAGCAGGAATCTGTCAGCATTTTGCAGCATGGACTGCAGTATAAGGAACATACAGCCGCCTTAAAGCTCGTTGCTGAGCGGGTCAAGATCCAATCCTTTGTGCGATATGCCATGGATTATTATGAGATCATGTCCATGATCAGTATCAGCATACTTTTGCTGATACTGATTTCGCCTTCCTTGAAAAGCATGTATAAAAAGTTGAGAAAAAACAGAATTTCTCCTGCTTAGCTGACAGTGCTACATTTTTCCTTTACCACAATATGCTGGTTAAGGAGACTTAAAAAAAAATAGCATGCTATCAGGATAGGGAACGATGTGAGATATCAATGCTAAAAACACTTCCAACGCCTTTTGCCGAGCGGACGCTGATCTCGCCTTGATGGAGAAGCACGATTTTTCGGGTAAGCGATAAACCGATACCATTTCCCTCGCTATAATCTTTGTTGCTTCCACGATAAAATGGCGTGAATATATTGGGCAGATCGACCGGGTCAATGCCTATTCCGTCATCTTTAAATTCCAGCTGAACCCTATTTTCATCCGCCTTGATAGCGATTAGGCATTTTTGATTGGGTGAAAATTTACAGGCATTTTCAATGAGGTTGACAAAGGCGACCTGCAATAGATACTCATTTGCATTGATGGATAGAAGTTTTTCATCTTCAATCGCCGGATCGACAAAAATGTCGAGTTTATAATTTGGACTTGACTGGAGAACCTGCTGGCATGCATCAATTAGTATTTCGTCTATACGTAAGGTTTTAAACGCGATTTCAGCACTGTCGTAGCTTGCTTTGGCAAAATCAAGTAAGCTATTAAATAACTTCTTCAGTTTCTGTGCATCATTTAGCGTATTGTCGATGACAGTTTTATACTCCACTATGCTACGGTCCTTATTGGCAGAAATCTCGAGTTCTGCAATCATGGCGGCCAAGGGTGTTCTTAGCTCATGCGAGATATTGGAGACAAAATGCTTTTGGGCATCAAAGGAGTTCTCGAGGCGGTCGAGCATCGCATTGAATGTGCTGGCCAATTCGGAAAGCTCGTCTTTATTTCCGCTACTCGTAAGCCTAGCATCCAAACTTGTTGCAGAAATGGTTTTTACACGTTGTGTCATTTCCAGGATAGGTTGAAAGACCTTTTTGGAAAAGAATATTCCTGCTGCATAGATCAGAAATATAGACAAAATGAAAACCAAAAAAATGGTAGATAATAGACTATTCAGTTTATTGTAGCCGTATTGATCATAGGCTGCGGCTGTGATGATGTAAGTTTTGTCTTTGTACGGAAAGGTTATGCCGATGACCTGCCATTTTTCCTGATAAAATCGTATCTCTTTATTTTTGAGAATATCCTGCAACATGGCTGGTGTCTCTTTGACAAAGTCGATATCTACGGCATCATGATACAAGAGATCAAAACGGGTGTCGTAAATTGCAACCTCGACTTCGTTGAGGATTTTTCGGTTGTTGTGGTAGATATCTTCTAAGGTCTTTTTGTCAACTTTTGCATTCAAAAAAAGGTTTGCTTTGGTGTAAGCTTCTTTTTTCAATAGGGCGTAAAATTCTCTTTTCCGATTCTCCACCGCTGAAAAATATACTGTACAGGCAAATACCAGCAATATGGTGGCTGTAATCAGCGTGAACAATATGGAGATTCGTGTCCTGATTGGCATTAGTCTTGTTTTAGAATAAAGCCCATTCCGGATTTGGTATGGATATATCTGGTCGCAAAATCTTTGTCGATTTTTTTACGTAGATAGTTGATGTAAACATCAATGAAGTTGGTTCCGGTGTCGAAATGCGTTTCCCACACTTTTTCAGCAATTTCCATTCTGGAAAGGACACGCTCGGGATTCTGCAATAAATAATGGAGTAACTTGAACTCTTTTGGGGGTCAAATGGATTTCGACCGTATTCCTTTTGATGCTTTTGGTATGGAGGTTCATTTCCAGGTCTCCATAACGCAAAATTGTTCCCGTGAGTGTATCTTGTTTTTGATATCTTTTGAGCAGGACTCTGATGCGGGCTAGGAGTTCGCGCATTTCAAAAGGTTTGACCAGATAGTCATCCGCTCTGGCGTCAAAACCCTCAATTTTATCATCTGTAGTTCCTAATGCTGTTAACATGATAATGGGAACATCGGGTTTGATATGACGAATTTCTTTGCAGAGATCCAATCCATCCATCTTAGGGAGTACGATATCGGTTATGATAAGATCAAAGTCGTGTTGTAAGGCCATTTTCTTTCCAGATATGCCGTCGTAGGCAATAGCTGTTTGAAATTCATTTTCATCAAGTCCGCGTTTGATCAATCCTGCGACACGTACGTCATCTTCGACTAGGAGAATCTTCATATAAAGAAAAACGTTAAAAACTTCGATAAATCGAAGTTTATCTATGATACCAAATCATGGGCTATCCATGCATTGTCCCTACAAATGTATCAAACTACGCTAAATTTACACGGATATGCAAATAAAACTTTCTACACGGTCCTGCGATGACATCACTTACCCAATGTCCGTTATTGATCGTAGAATAGGACTACTTTTGGAATTTTAAAAATGAATGGAAAAAATATGTTGATTATTTTCAAATTGATAATCAACAGTCCAGCCTTGATACCGGGCGATTTCGGTAATAATTGCCAATCCTAAACCACTGCCTTGGCTGTTTTTCGAAAGTTTGGAAAACCGTTTGAATAAAAGTATTTTATCTAAGGGCATTGAACCGGGATTATATACCGTTAAAGAAGTTTGATTGAGATGTACAGCAAGTGTATCGTTGGCATTGCTGTAACGTATGGCGTTCAGGAGTAGGTTGTTGATCAGGATTTCGGTCAGACTGCTGTTTCCTGTCAGCAGCACCGACGGTTGGATCTCTTGTTGCAGCTGTAGCTGTTTTAGCTCCAGATGTTCTTGCATGACTTCAATACTTTGTGTAACAAGCGAGTCCATACTGATTTTTTCGGAATGATCGAATTGACTATTGTCAATCTTGGCGAGCAGCAGCAGGTTGCGGTTGATTCGCGTGCTACGTGAAAGCGCTTTATGCATATCTTCAAAGAGCTGGTATTGCTCATCACTTAGATCAGGGTACTGCAATAAGATATCTAGCTTATTTTTTAGGATTGCCAAGGGTGTTTGCAATTCATGAGAAGCATTTTCAGTGAATTCCTTTTGTGATCGGTATACGGCCAGGTTTTTTTCAAGAAGTTTGGATAAGGATTGATTAAGCTCATGGAACTCTATGGTGTCCGTTTGCTGAAAGTCAACCTGTTGTTGACTATTGAGATTAAATGCCTTCAATTTATCAACGGTATCTCGAAATGGTTTCCAGAGCCTAAGTGATATTTTTCTGGAGATAATAAGTAGACCAATGACCAAGATAACAAAGAAAAACAGCGTTGTTGCGGCGATGGCGGCGATGGTTTCTACAGATTCTTCAATATTTGTTTGTACGGTAAAACGATAAGGCGCACCATTGATCTGAATGACAGATGATAGGCATCTAAATCGGTCAATTGTCTTTGGCTCGACAAAACGCTGCGGTTTTTCGATGGTATACACGCTATCTTGCAATAAATCGCCCGGTTTTACTTGATGTATATTCGTTTCAGGTTGTATGCTATTCCATAAAGCGATGCTGGCTTGGAGCTTGTCTTCGGACAGTTTTAAACTGTTCAGTTCGTAGGTTGTTTTTTTGACGATAATTTCGTTATGTTCGTCTAATTCACTTTTCCATATCCCGTCGATTACAAAATAATAAACAGGAATACTGACACCTAGTACAATCAATACATAGAGTAGAAATGGGGTCGTTATTTTGCTCAGTAGGGGTTTCATCTCACTATTTTAATTTTCCCATTTGTAGCCCGTACCGTATACCGTTTTGATATAGGATTGACTTCCGGCGTCCTGTAGTTTCTTTTTTAAATTTTTGACATGAGCATAGACAAAGTCATGGTTATCGAGCATATCAGCAATGTCGCCGGACAAGTGTTCTGCTAAGGTGCTTTTTGAAATTACTTTATTTTTGTTGCCAATAAAAAACATCAGCAGATCGAACTCTTTTTTGGTCAATACAACAGGAAGATCATTGACGACAACAGTTTTTGCAAGTAGATCAATCTGTATTTCATTTTGCACAACAATATTTGAGCTATTGAATTGTTTTCGACGGATCAAGGAATAGATTCGTGCTGTGAGTTCAGATAAATGGAAAGGTTTGGTCAGATAATCGTCGGCCCCCAGTTGTAGTCCATGGATTTTGTCGTCCAATGCATTTTTTGCAGAAATGATGATCACACCGTCTTGCTTTCGCTGCGTCTTCAACTCTTCGAGTAGTTTCAGACCATTTCCATCTGGTAGGCCGATGTCCAGTAAGATACAGTCGTACTGGTATAACTGAATTTTGTCCAGAGCATCCTGCAAAGTTGGCGCAAATTCGCATAAATAGTGTTGTTCGCTAAGGTACGTAGCGATGCTTTTGGCCAGCTCCAATTCGTCTTCTATGATCAAAATCTTCATGTGGTAAAGATAGAAGTTCAATTTAGTAGAAATTTAGAATTTATTTCGCAATGATCTATCAATTTTGTTCATTTTTATTTCTTGTCCTACGACAAGTGTAATCGCTATTGAAACTTGTAATTTTAGTATAAATCAGTTATTTAGTATTTGAAAAAATCAAAACGAAATGGATAAACCGAAATCATTAAAATTAGAAATCATCATTCCTGCTTATCGCATGCACAGTCAAATTTTTCTGAATGCGTTGGATGGCGTTTCGGAAGAAGATGCATTAAAACGAATTGATGGACAGACCAATCATATCGTATGGATGGCGGGTAATTTTGTAAATGTGCGTTATGCAATGGCACATGTTCTTGGGCTTCAGGAAAATGATCCTTACCATGAGCTATTTTTTATGGGAAAGACACTCGATGAAAGTTATCACTATCCCAGTGTGCAGGAATTAAAAGAAAATTTTAAATCGATATCACCGAAAGTCTATGCTGCTTTGCTGCAAGTGGACGATACGCAGCTGGCTGAACTATTTAAGATTAATATGAATATCCCTTTTATTGAGGAAGACAAGCTAAATTTCATTGGGATGTGTATCGGACGGGAGGATTATCTGGCCGGTCAGATTGCCTTGATGCGAAGGTTGCTGCACTATCCGGGTATGAAATACGATATTGACGAAAAAATCCAGTACTAAAAGAAAAAATCCAGTACTTAAAAAACTCAAGATCGGCCGCTGCTTAAAACGTCCGATCTTGAGTTTTTAAGTATGGACCCAGCCGCATGATCTGTCTGCGCTGAAAAGTCAATACGTTGTTTATACCTAGAAATAAGGTTTACTCGCTACCTTTTATCGTCAATATAACACCTGAATATTTCTCGTGGTCTTTACCGATATAGAGCAGATCGACTTTTTTTGTCGCAGCATCCTCGAGCTGTTTTTTCAATAGATTTAAATCCATTTTTTCCGTTTTTTCCTGCCATTCATCGGTCGATTGGGGCCTGAACGAAGCAATGTTCTTCATGTCAAAAAGTGCCGAATTTGTGTCGAGCTGCTTTGAACGATGTATAAAAATAGTGTCGCCCAGTATTTTATCTATTTTTATCCAACCTGCAGGAAGTCCATTTATACTGTTACCGTCCTGATCGGTAAAAAAAGTAGCGCCATAAAGTTGACCTGCCTTTAGTTGCTTCAAATTATCAACCATCTGAGCAACTTCTTTTTCCCGTTGTTGATTGCCCAATTTATTCTTTACCCCATAAATGACTGCCCAGATAAGGATTGCCGCAGTGACAATTAGAAATCCTTTCCATAACTGAAAATAGGGGATGCTATACTGACTTTTGAACGCTTTGATCTCTGCTTTTAATTCATCTGAATAATTCCGCGCGTGAATCAATTTTCCTTGTTCGTCGTAAAGTCTGGAAAGTTTAACAAATCCACCGCCAAAAGGTAGGCCTATAAACCGACGGGCTGGCGTAATAATCTGTAAGGTGAAATTTCGTGGCGCGTTTTCTTTTTTTAAGGTTGCGGTTACCGTTTTTTCTGCTAATACAAAGTCGTAGATACTGAAAATAAAAAACATAGTCTGTCGTGATTTTTTAATGAAGAACTGAGGGAAGGATTCCGGATCAGTTCGACTTCATGAGAAATGAAGCATAAAAGCAAAATTAAAAGAAATAAATAAAAATCAATAAAAACACCCGGGCATTGCAAGAAAATTTCGATTTTTGAAGGGTACATTTTTGAAAAGCAATAAGATCAAATTGATTTAATACGCTGTGCCTTTCAGTAGGCTGACAATATAAACCGAAATGTGCGGTATAAAATATGATAAACCTAAAACTGAGTTTTATTTTGATCTGTGTAACAAGTGCTGTTATGGGACAAAAAATGGATAAATCAAAATTGGATAGCACCATTGCAGGCTATTACAAGGACCCGGCAGCTCCGGGGATTAGTTGTGCAGTTAGCCAAAATGGTCGTCTTATTTATCGTTATGCAATTGGACGTGCAGATTTGAAGGAAAAACGTGCAATCACATCCAGCTCACATTTTCGCCTGGCATCGGTAAGCAAACAGGTGACTGCACAGGCGATATATACCTTAGTGATTCAAAAGCGTTTAAAACTAGACGACCCATTGTCCCTTTTTTTTAAAGATCTGCCAGTCGCGCTGAAAGGTATTACTGTAGCACAGCTTCTGCAACATACATCCGGAATCTGGGACTATGAAGAGCTTATACCGAAAGAAAGGAAAGATCAGGTATCGGATAAGGATGTGCTGAAGTATATCCGGCAGACTGATCGTTTATATTTCCCTTCGGGAAGTCAATTTCGCTATAGCAATACAGGCTATTGTCTTTTATCGCTGATTGTCGAGCATGTTGCAAAAAAATCCTTTGCTTCCTTTGTCAAAAATCACTTGTTTGAACCCATAGGCATTAGCAAGGGATTGGTATATGAACCGGGCACGACGGTTGATGAACGAGTCTACGGTTATCATCCGACAGAAGGCTCCTACCTGTTTGCCGATCAGAGTGTGACAAGTGCGACACAGGGGGATGGGGGTGTTTATCTATCTGCGGATGAATATCATACATGGGCCAATTTTTTGGTAAAAGATCGGTTAATACAGCCGGGACTGGAGCAATTGTTCGATCAAATGGCCT
The DNA window shown above is from Sphingobacterium thalpophilum and carries:
- a CDS encoding HlyD family secretion protein encodes the protein MKPKSRRTVVEAQLTRITNWLAGIVLLALLLWGAQALWMRLRYTYTNDAQVTQYINPIVSRVGGYVVSVHYHDHQLVKRGDTLLLIDNKEYKYEADQVAASVNKEAAEINVLHSQKEILQAEHESLRTSIAAGEARVTKQQLEYDRYNYLFQEKSATAQQLEDVKATLDVYKSELASLKHKLQASQERVHDVDMKKGVVDAERVRLTAAVGRKRLDVGYTVIRAPYDGQIGKRTIEKGQMISAGEVLGFIVNRETPTWVTANFKETQLRYLHLGNRVEVVADAYPDQKFYGKIISISPATGSAFSLLPPDNATGNFVKIVQRVPVRIELDKQRGAQQLLSGMNVNVSVSKNQN
- a CDS encoding beta-carotene 15,15'-monooxygenase is translated as MKGIFKEWVPEWLIKLILFSSLMPSMVLFFLPGANTNVTAGFYGAQPSDIQFLIILFYAGFVGFYVLERRFFLYFPIKQYYIIFHLLQLLNCFLMYSITDISWVYGLRFFQGMLFASAVNLSISMIFSRLKSDRAKEVSYAVFFGLLLCSSPFNTFVTAEFIDSFNFDQLYLYAALSFVPGLLLIMLTMRSIRHIRPYPLFSLDWASCIFYSLVIVSFGYLMVYGQEVYWFNDQHMLIIFGVGLTLLILFIVRQMVLRRVYVHLAIFKNRNFLLGLLILYMMYIERFSLTISNQYLVQVIQLDPIHLSYIQWFNIAGIVAGVLGSLYWMLGQRPVKWIWISGYCCLLLFHQWMFFSFEGQGNDAHFWIPLVLHGLGVGLIMVPTILFCITSVSPQLGASAAAVCLAIRYLGYTSSIGLQNFFKLFDYAQHQQVFRDQTEVGNPLFREYLQQESVSILQHGLQYKEHTAALKLVAERVKIQSFVRYAMDYYEIMSMISISILLLILISPSLKSMYKKLRKNRISPA
- a CDS encoding ATP-binding protein, which gives rise to MPIRTRISILFTLITATILLVFACTVYFSAVENRKREFYALLKKEAYTKANLFLNAKVDKKTLEDIYHNNRKILNEVEVAIYDTRFDLLYHDAVDIDFVKETPAMLQDILKNKEIRFYQEKWQVIGITFPYKDKTYIITAAAYDQYGYNKLNSLLSTIFLVFILSIFLIYAAGIFFSKKVFQPILEMTQRVKTISATSLDARLTSSGNKDELSELASTFNAMLDRLENSFDAQKHFVSNISHELRTPLAAMIAELEISANKDRSIVEYKTVIDNTLNDAQKLKKLFNSLLDFAKASYDSAEIAFKTLRIDEILIDACQQVLQSSPNYKLDIFVDPAIEDEKLLSINANEYLLQVAFVNLIENACKFSPNQKCLIAIKADENRVQLEFKDDGIGIDPVDLPNIFTPFYRGSNKDYSEGNGIGLSLTRKIVLLHQGEISVRSAKGVGSVFSIDISHRSLS
- a CDS encoding winged helix-turn-helix domain-containing protein encodes the protein MEIAEKVWETHFDTGTNFIDVYINYLRKKIDKDFATRYIHTKSGMGFILKQD
- a CDS encoding response regulator transcription factor; this translates as MKILLVEDDVRVAGLIKRGLDENEFQTAIAYDGISGKKMALQHDFDLIITDIVLPKMDGLDLCKEIRHIKPDVPIIMLTALGTTDDKIEGFDARADDYLVKPFEMRELLARIRVLLKRYQKQDTLTGTILRYGDLEMNLHTKSIKRNTVEIHLTPKRVQVTPLFIAESRACPFQNGNC
- a CDS encoding HAMP domain-containing sensor histidine kinase, whose product is MKPLLSKITTPFLLYVLIVLGVSIPVYYFVIDGIWKSELDEHNEIIVKKTTYELNSLKLSEDKLQASIALWNSIQPETNIHQVKPGDLLQDSVYTIEKPQRFVEPKTIDRFRCLSSVIQINGAPYRFTVQTNIEESVETIAAIAATTLFFFVILVIGLLIISRKISLRLWKPFRDTVDKLKAFNLNSQQQVDFQQTDTIEFHELNQSLSKLLEKNLAVYRSQKEFTENASHELQTPLAILKNKLDILLQYPDLSDEQYQLFEDMHKALSRSTRINRNLLLLAKIDNSQFDHSEKISMDSLVTQSIEVMQEHLELKQLQLQQEIQPSVLLTGNSSLTEILINNLLLNAIRYSNANDTLAVHLNQTSLTVYNPGSMPLDKILLFKRFSKLSKNSQGSGLGLAIITEIARYQGWTVDYQFENNQHIFSIHF
- a CDS encoding response regulator transcription factor, with the translated sequence MKILIIEDELELAKSIATYLSEQHYLCEFAPTLQDALDKIQLYQYDCILLDIGLPDGNGLKLLEELKTQRKQDGVIIISAKNALDDKIHGLQLGADDYLTKPFHLSELTARIYSLIRRKQFNSSNIVVQNEIQIDLLAKTVVVNDLPVVLTKKEFDLLMFFIGNKNKVISKSTLAEHLSGDIADMLDNHDFVYAHVKNLKKKLQDAGSQSYIKTVYGTGYKWEN
- a CDS encoding DinB family protein, giving the protein MDKPKSLKLEIIIPAYRMHSQIFLNALDGVSEEDALKRIDGQTNHIVWMAGNFVNVRYAMAHVLGLQENDPYHELFFMGKTLDESYHYPSVQELKENFKSISPKVYAALLQVDDTQLAELFKINMNIPFIEEDKLNFIGMCIGREDYLAGQIALMRRLLHYPGMKYDIDEKIQY
- a CDS encoding serine hydrolase domain-containing protein yields the protein MINLKLSFILICVTSAVMGQKMDKSKLDSTIAGYYKDPAAPGISCAVSQNGRLIYRYAIGRADLKEKRAITSSSHFRLASVSKQVTAQAIYTLVIQKRLKLDDPLSLFFKDLPVALKGITVAQLLQHTSGIWDYEELIPKERKDQVSDKDVLKYIRQTDRLYFPSGSQFRYSNTGYCLLSLIVEHVAKKSFASFVKNHLFEPIGISKGLVYEPGTTVDERVYGYHPTEGSYLFADQSVTSATQGDGGVYLSADEYHTWANFLVKDRLIQPGLEQLFDQMAYPVKDGIAYHFGWFIQKNAGHKILFHSGESTGFHHIVYIDVQKDLVVSLFSNRDDLMIGEAFDAILKTMGISKPVLNGQHRSTFAWLNGVYANE